The genomic interval tacgAGTCATGGTCTGTGCTCATGGTAATGGTCAGGGCACGTCATGAAAGCATCATGTATGTATAACGTTGTGCCgttcttgaaattttcgaGAATCCACGGAGTTGACATTTTCtagtcgcttcagtttccaagagaagatattatgaatattatgagAAGCATGACCAGATGGCGCACCCATGAATGGCTCCCTACAACATTCATAACACTTTACTGTCAACATGCCGtctctttaaaaaaagagagaacgtgtgacgtgctacgtgttttgtGGTAGTTCCCCTGGAGTTTGAGCACAGAGGGCAAGATAGAAGTTGCTCCATAGTTCATTACATTCCTTCTTTTTAAGTATGTCAAATCTTGTATCCTATCGATAGAATGTTAGCGATATGCGTGGTTCAGCCTGCGGACTTGGTTAAAACGAGGATGCAGCTCCTAGGGCCAAAAGCGAAAGAGGCGACTCTGGCTTCGGTAGCCAGAGGGGTCATGGCGAAGGAAGGTCCGCTGGGGTTCTATACAGGGCTATCTGCAGCGCTGTTCCGCCAGGCCACCTACACCACGGCTAGGCTGGGCAGCTTTAATGTCCTCTTTGACTACTATAAAGTGTAAGTTAACCAGATTAGACATTGGTACAAAGTTCGTCTGAATGGGTACCACTCTTTCATATATGTCTGATGCCAAACACCATTGTTGTATTCcagtttgaagggtgagagaggcagtgtaattaaaaggtactgtggcaaaagatcctaaGCCTTAGGCCCGGCTTAGAAAGCACGGGGGTGACACACCTGGTGTTGCAGACGGCTGTggtgatcacttaccatcaggtgggccgcatggcTATTTGTTGCTAACTTgtcagtatttaaaaaaagtttggcAGTTTGTTTAGcttcaaaataagaaaaaaaatctcagtACTTGAATCGTGCGAACTtaagacgaaaaagtaggaaaccGGACCCTgcgctccgacgctcaatggctgaggaagaaatcgGCAAAACGCTCAAGTGAAAAAATACCAGTAAGTATGTAGGTAGTTGCGTGTCTGCTATactaaaataggtacattacatatttatccAAAAACttatctaatattttcttcatctTAATCTGGCGATCGTCAAATCCATATAGAGGTAGCTGACAAGAAAGGTAATCTTAATCTTAATGAACAGGTCCTATGGCACTCCGAATTTCGGCACCAAGTTGGTGCTAGGCATGATGGCTGGTGGCGCCGGAGCGTTCATCGGAAACCCAGCAGAGGTCGCCCTGATCCGCATGACAGCTGACGGAAGACTGCCACCAGACCAGAGGAGGAACTACAAGCATATCTTCAACGCACTTGGCAGGTGCGGATATGGTAGCCTGATCcaagtttattatttctgGCTCTGGCAATGGTTTTGATATCTGAGATTAAACGATCTTGACAACGATATCAAAAAACGGAACCCATATATATCTCTCGGGTCTGTCTatccgtccgtctgtcacagCCAATTTACTCCGAATACTGGACAAAATCAGGTGAAATTTAGTCCAGTAATAAGGTATTTTTAATCTGTAGCGTGATTatagatttacaaaatttctgGTGTTCCAGGATAACACGAGAGGAAGGTGTTCTTACTCTTTGGCGTGGAGTGGCAGCGACTATCACAAGAGCCATGGTGGTGAACGGCGCCCAACTGAGTACATACACGCAGGTGAagcattttatattgtactagccgcgccccggggcttcgctcccgtgggaatttcgggataaaaagtatgccttatgtattatttcagtttatattccacccgtgcaccaaatacggttcagtagattttgcctgaaatatacataaatacacctatcctcacaaactttcgcattttttatattggtaAGATTTATATCAGGCGAGGGAGATGCTTTTGCCGTCCCTGGGTGACGGCATGTTCCTCCACTTCTGCTCGTCCATGGTCGCCGGGGCTGTCACCAGTTGGGCCTCGCTGCCCGTGGACATTGTCAAAACAAGGTAAAGATACTTGGGAGGCTACAATCCTTTCATATTATACACTCAAAGTTCTCTGCCGGGTCAGTCTTGTCTGTTGTCTTGTGTATAGATCtacctaaaattatttgtcaGTTTAGCCCTATCCCACACTCgagaaatacaatttttaagacTAGTTCGATATTTAACATAATACTATACTTTATTAGCAtgtggtgaaacaggccctaattcttatcatttattatcttatcCCGACAGGATCGCCATATAAGGTTGTAGACAATgcaaagaaatattaatatatataaagaattaTAACAGGTGCATTTGATGCACAGATATTGGAACAAAtgaaatgttcttatatcaGTGATTTGATGCCATTTATCTTATAATCAGAGTCCAAAACGCGGCAAAAGGCACGAGCCAAATCCAAGTGTTCTTCAAGATCATCAGGACTGAGGGTCCGCTCACTCTTTGGAGTGGTTTCTTGCCGACCTTCGCCAAGATCGGGCCTCATACAGTGGTCACCTTCATCTTCATGGAACAACTCGTCGCTCTCTACCGGAGATTGAACCTTGAACCCCCGAAACAACGTTAGGCACCCTATTGGATTGGAACTCAACGTAAGTATCACGGACGGAGAGGTATAgacaattttacttttgatGCTTTAGCAGAAATGAGTTCCCAAACCCCTGGTCATatctttacattattatttttctttcatggctccatcgttcgcctagacgatgattttgccaacgtcaaggttgagattgacatggaatataatatgttataatgatatatgaaacacggttcagtgtgtaacctaaaatataagtatataaatatattatacatacatacatatggaTATAGTATCGGGATGACATGATGACAGCTTCCGAAGAAGCTCCGAGGTAGCTCAGttttggcaaaaatatatctagtaTCCAACAGAGGGTTtgtagatttgccatcgacacgcaaagaagaagtgGTGTAAAACTCATTACAATACCTGATTACTGGGATTAACCCTGTCCACAAATAATAACCGAGGATTTAACCCAGactaatcttcgaaactactcaaccaattttgtTGATCACGTTTTTAAGGTCGCACTCATTGTCCTAGCTTATAGTGATACATGGGGTCCTTCTAAatctattcaaattcaaaattctttattcaatttaggatgatatacatcacttattgacgtcaaaaaattacttaaactaagtctactgccggcttccaaagcgcaggtgaagaagaaccggcgcaacaaacttcaccgcagccttttctccaaggacgtcatttaacaaatataggtattatacatatattaaaaaaatattattattctatggATACATCAGTAGGGATTTcctattattatgttttctttaGCTGATcccgttttttttattggacatTAAGCCATCGAAAGACGGGCTTTTTGCTCTTGCACCTTCTGAAATTATTCTGTAGTTCATGGTCTCGAACAGGCGGGAATTTGGAAGCGACGGCGGTCTTTTTTTCtgggaaaatttaaatttgtgcaaaatctgtatatatttgtaaatcttGTTGTAAATACCTTtccttttgtatataatttcgttatttatatattttctatagtctGTTTTGTATAAAGTGTTGCTGAGGTCGGGGTAAGTTTTTACCTTTCCAGCGATGGGCGgcaagaagaggaaaaagAAGGAGCAAGAATATGAAACCAATTCGGTAATCCAGAGCTCTGATAGTGACTCAGAATACTCTGACGCGTCAGAGTCGCCACTGGACAAATACAAACCATATAGGGTCGCCGATTATAGTCGTAGATATCCTGAAGATAGTCCAGGGCATGAGCACGTCGTGTTCATAGCTAGCTCGGATGAAAATGTCCCAATAGGTTCCAGAGATATGATGTATTTAAGTAATAGTTTCACTCGCTTTGTAAAagggataaaatatttaaaaaaagtcaacA from Plodia interpunctella isolate USDA-ARS_2022_Savannah chromosome 14, ilPloInte3.2, whole genome shotgun sequence carries:
- the LOC128675482 gene encoding mitochondrial 2-oxoglutarate/malate carrier protein-like isoform X2, producing MGDQKPIPGYVNFLIGGASGMLAICVVQPADLVKTRMQLLGPKAKEATLASVARGVMAKEGPLGFYTGLSAALFRQATYTTARLGSFNVLFDYYKVSYGTPNFGTKLVLGMMAGGAGAFIGNPAEVALIRMTADGRLPPDQRRNYKHIFNALGRITREEGVLTLWRGVAATITRAMVVNGAQLSTYTQAREMLLPSLGDGMFLHFCSSMVAGAVTSWASLPVDIVKTRVQNAAKGTSQIQVFFKIIRTEGPLTLWSGFLPTFAKIGPHTVVTFIFMEQLVALYRRLNLEPPKQR